One Pyxicephalus adspersus chromosome 3, UCB_Pads_2.0, whole genome shotgun sequence genomic window carries:
- the EXOSC3 gene encoding LOW QUALITY PROTEIN: exosome complex component RRP40 (The sequence of the model RefSeq protein was modified relative to this genomic sequence to represent the inferred CDS: deleted 2 bases in 1 codon): MSTTLAADDAVGEVVLPGDVLVLSSKAEDSLPSTSRARVVCGPGLTPHGDNLLVIKCGVVKRRDPATYWVDSQQKRYVPVKGDHVIGIVIGQFEDIFKVDVGGSDQASLSFLAFEGATKKNRPNVKVSLLLNLVAMYADKFC, from the exons ATGTCTACTACCCTGGCAGCCGATGACGCTGTGGGTGAGGTGGTGTTGCCTGGCGATGTGCTCGTTCTGTCGTCGAAGGCAGAGGACAGTTTGCCCTCCACTAGCCGGGCACGAGTAGTGTGCGGCCCGGGGCTGACACCCCATGGAGACAACCTACTAGTCATCAAATGCGGAGTGGTGAAGCGGCGGGACCCGGCGACATACTGGGTGGACTCCCAGCAGAAGAGG TATGTGCCA GTAAAAGGAGACCATGTAATTGGAATAGTCATTGGCCAATTTGAAGATATTTTTAAAGTTGATGTTGGAGGAAGTGATCAAGCGTCATTATCATTCTTGGCCTTTGAAGGTGCAACCAAAAAGAACAGACCAAACGTAAAAGTAAGTCTTTTACTAAATTTGGTGGCAATGTATGCTGACAAATTTTGTTAG